Proteins encoded by one window of Procambarus clarkii isolate CNS0578487 chromosome 55, FALCON_Pclarkii_2.0, whole genome shotgun sequence:
- the LOC138352943 gene encoding fibrous sheath CABYR-binding protein-like, whose protein sequence is MRVRTLCTGRSQACSRRLRHEMVKRIATCENNNTNFVTSGRARASLRPSKSQPPAEQEPASGRARASLRPSKSQPLAEQEPASGRARASLRPSKSQPPAEQEPASGRARASLRPSKSQPPAEQEPASGRARASLRPSKSQPPAEQDPASGRARTSLRPSKSQPPAEQEPASGRARASLRPSKIQPPAEQDPASGRARAKRAVVYTGQLLCACV, encoded by the exons atgagggttcgaacactATGCACTGGGCGTTCCCAGGCATGCTCTAGACGACTGCGCCACgagatggtcaaaagaattgcaacttgcG aaaataataatacaaacttcgtgacctccgGCCGAGCAAGAGCCAGCCTCCGGCCGAGCAAGAGCCAGCCTCCGGCCGAGCAAGAGCCAGCCTCCGGCCGAGCAAGAGCCAGCCTCCGGCCGAGCAAGAGCCAGCCTCTGGCCGAACAAGAGCCAGCCTCCGGCCGAGCAAGAGCCAGCCTCCGGCCGAGCAAGAGCCAGCCTCCGGCCGAGCAAGAGCCAGCCTCCGGCCGAGCAAGAGCCAGCCTCCGGCCGAGCAAGAGCCAGCCTCCGGCCGAGCAAGAGCCAGCCTCCGGCCGAGCAAGAGCCAGCCTCCGGCCGAGCAAGAGCCAGCCTCCGGCCGAGCAAGATCCAGCCTCCGGGCGAGCAAGAACCAGCCTCCGGCCGAGCAAGAGCCAGCCTCCGGCTGAGCAAGAACCAGCCTCCGGCCGAGCAAGAGCCAGCCTCCGGCCGAGCAAGATCCAGCCTCCGGCCGAGCAAGATCCAGCCTCCGGCCGAGCAAGAGCCAAACGAGCCGTCGTGTACACCGGTCAGCTGTTGTGTGCATGTGTATAG
- the LOC138352945 gene encoding leucine-rich repeat and calponin homology domain-containing protein-like: MLVALVKQSLHIITFLEKSTSMQAMSHNNVAELPSLKLTSLKLTSLKLTSLKLTSLKLTSLKLTSLKLTSLTLTSLTLTSLKLTSLKLTSLKLTSLKLTSLKLTSLKLTSLKLTSLKLTSLKLTSLKLTSLKLTSLKLTSLKLTSLKLTSLKLTSLKLTSLTLTSLKLTSLKLGLWR; encoded by the exons ATGCTAGTTGCATTAGTGAAGCAATCTCTCCATATAATTACTTTTTTGGAAAAGTCTAcatctatgcaggcgatgagtcacaataacgtggctgaa CTGCCGTCCCTCAAGCTGACGTCCCTCAAGCTGACGTCCCTCAAGCTGACGTCCCTCAAGCTGACGTCCCTCAAGCTGACGTCCCTCAAGCTGACGTCCCTCAAGCTGACGTCCCTCACGCTGACGTCCCTCACGCTGACGTCCCTCAAGCTGACGTCCCTCAAGCTGACGTCCCTCAAGCTGACGTCCCTCAAGCTGACGTCCCTCAAGCTAACGTCCCTCAAGCTGACGTCCCTCAAGCTGACGTCCCTCAAGCTAACGTCCCTCAAGCTAACGTCCCTCAAGCTGACGTCCCTCAAGCTAACGTCCCTCAAGCTGACGTCCCTCAAGCTGACGTCCCTCAAGCTGACGTCCCTCAAGCTAACGTCCCTCAAGCTGACGTCCCTCACGCTGACGTCCCTCAAGCTGACGTCCCTCAAGCTGGGGCTTTGGAGATAG
- the LOC138352946 gene encoding mucin-2-like, with protein sequence MWGKILKSFGQVPLVRPFCNSPGIHSGLTHPCSFSRTLEPSTHLYNPPRISTTLHAPLQPSTHLYNPPRTSTTLHAPQQPSTHLYNPPRTSTTLHAPLQPSTHLYNSARTSTTLHAPLQPSTHLYNSPRTSTTLHAPLQPLHAPLQPSTHLYNSARTSTTLHAPLQLCTHLNNPPRTSTTLHAPQQPSTHLYNPPRTSTTLLAPLQPSTHLYNPPRTSTTLHAPLQLSTHLYNPPRTSTTLHASLQPSTHLYNPPRTSTTLHAPLQPSTHLYNPPRTSTTLHAPLQPSTHLYNPPRTSTTLHAPLQPSTHLYNPPRTSTTLHASLQPSTHLYNPPRTSTTLHAPLQPSTHLYNPPRTSTTLHAPQQLSTHLNNPPRTSTTLHAPLQLCTHLYNSARTSTTLHAPQQLSTHLYNPPRTSTTLHASLQPSSHLYNPPRTSTTLHAPLQPSTHLYNLSTHLYNSPRTSITLHAPLQPSTHLYNPPRTSTTLHAPLQPSTHLYNPPRTSTTLHAPLQPSTHLYNPPRTSTTLHAPLQPSTHLYNPPRTSTTLHAPLQLSTHLYNPPRTSTTLHAPLQPSTHLYNPPRTSTTLHAPLQPSTHLYNSPRTSTTLHAPLQPSTHLCLVN encoded by the coding sequence ATGTGGGGGAAAATATTGAAGAGTTTTGGTCAGGTACCCTTGGTAAGGCCCTTTTGCAATTCTCCAGGTATCCATTCAGGTCTCACGCACCCCTGCAGCTTTTCACGCACCCTAGAACCCTCCACGCACCTCTACAACCCTCCACGCATCTCTACAACCCTCCACGCACCTCTACAACCCTCCACGCACCTCTACAACCCTCCACGCACCTCTACAACTCTGCACGCACCTCAACAACCCTCCACGCACCTCTACAACCCTCCACGCACCTCTACAACCCTCCACGCACCTCTACAACCCTCCACGCACCTCTACAACTCTGCACGCACCTCAACAACCCTCCACGCACCTCTACAACCCTCCACGCACCTCTACAACTCTCCACGCACCTCTACAACCCTCCACGCACCTCTACAACCTCTCCACGCACCTCTACAACCCTCCACGCACCTCTACAACTCTGCACGCACCTCTACAACTCTGCACGCACCTCTACAACTCTGCACGCACCTCAACAACCCTCCACGCACCTCTACAACCCTCCACGCACCTCAACAACCCTCCACGCACCTCTACAACCCTCCTCGCACCTCTACAACCCTCCTCGCACCTCTACAACCCTCCACGCACCTCTACAACCCTCCACGCACCTCTACAACTCTGCACGCACCTCTACAACTCTCCACGCACCTCTACAACCCTCCACGCACCTCTACAACCCTCCACGCATCTCTACAACCCTCCACGCACCTCTACAACCCTCCACGCACCTCTACAACCCTCCACGCACCTCTACAACCCTCCACGCACCTCTACAACCCTCCACGCACCTCTACAACCCTCCACGCACCTCTACAACCCTCCACGCACCTCTACAACCCTCCACGCACCTCTACAACCCTCCACGCACCTCTACAACCCTCCACGCACCTCTACAACCCTCCACGCACCTCTACAACCCTCCACGCATCTCTACAACCCTCCACGCACCTCTACAACCCTCCACGCACCTCTACAACCCTCCACGCACCTCTACAACCCTCCACGCACCTCTACAACCCTCCACGCACCTCTACAACTCTGCACGCACCTCAACAACTCTCCACGCACCTCAACAACCCTCCACGCACCTCTACAACCCTCCACGCACCTCTACAACTCTGCACGCACCTCTACAACTCTGCACGCACCTCTACAACTCTGCACGCACCTCAACAACTCTCCACGCACCTCTACAACCCTCCACGCACCTCTACAACCCTCCACGCATCTCTACAACCCTCCTCGCACCTCTACAACCCTCCGCGCACCTCTACAACCCTCCACGCACCTCTACAACCCTCCACGCACCTCTACAACCTCTCCACGCACCTCTACAACTCTCCACGCACCTCCATAACCCTCCACGCACCTCTACAACCCTCCACGCACCTCTACAACCCTCCACGCACCTCTACAACCCTTCACGCACCTCTACAACCCTCCACGCACCTCTACAACCCTCCACGCACCTCTACAACCCTCCACGCACCTCTACAACCCTCCACGCACCTCTACAACCCTCCACGCACCTCTACAACCCTCCACGCACCTCTACAACCCTCCACGCACCTCTACAACCCTCCACGCACCTCTACAACCCTCCACGCACCTCTACAACTCTCCACGCACCTCTACAACCCTCCACGCACCTCTACAACCCTCCACGCACCTCTACAACCCTCCACGCACCTCTACAACCCTCCACGCACCTCTACAACCCTCCACGCACCTCTACAACCCTCCACGCACCTCTACAACTCTCCACGCACCTCTACAACCCTCCACGCACCTCTACAACCCTCCACGCACCTTTGTCTCGTAAACTAA